In the Erythrolamprus reginae isolate rEryReg1 chromosome 13, rEryReg1.hap1, whole genome shotgun sequence genome, one interval contains:
- the AQP10 gene encoding aquaporin-10 isoform X1, with amino-acid sequence MYIHIYILSCTSPILSFAMSYARWLGTLRTRCRLRSYLLRQCLAEFLGVFLLIVITLSASAQSVTSEGTKGNFLSSSLASGVAVMVAVHLSGGVSGGHLNPAFSLALCLLAQFPWWKLPLYILIQLLGAFAGAGTVYVLYYDAIHSYSNGTLRVTGPRETASIFATYPAPYLSIPNGFFDQVLGTGVLVLGILAIIDARNKRIPPGLDPLAVGLLVFALSVAMGANCSCAINPARDLGPRLFTYVAGWGPQVFSAGHCWWWVPIAAPMLGATVGTVVYQFGVEFHHPADPKEAEESMPDKLELKGEKETDLPVYVVNAYAESWTGNGPESHSSGEPPKRDL; translated from the exons atgtatatacatatatatatattatcttgcACCAGCCCGATTCTCTCTTTCGCCATGTCTTACGCCCGCTGGCTGGGCACACTTCGAACCCGTTGCCGGCTTCGCAGCTACCTCCTGCGGCAATGCCTGGCTGAGTTCCTGGGCGTCTTTCTTTTAATT gTCATCACGCTCAGCGCCTCGGCCCAAAGCGTCACCAGCGAAGGGACCAAAGGCAATTTTTTAAGTTCCTCCTTAGCCAGCGGTGTTGCTGTTATGGTGGCCGTCCACCTCTCGGGGGGCGTCTCAG gaGGACACCTGAACCCAGCCTTCTCGCTCGCCCTGTGCCTCCTGGCTCAGTTTCCCTGGTGGAAACTGCCCCTTTATATTCTCATCCAACTCCTGGGGGCCTTCGCGGGGGCCGGCACAGTCTACGTCCTTTATTACG ACGCCATCCACAGCTACAGCAATGGGACCCTGAGAGTGACAGGGCCTCGGGAAACGGCCTCCATCTTTGCCACCTATCCGGCCCCTTACCTGTCCATCCCGAATGGATTTTTTGACCAG GTGCTGGGCACAGGAGTCCTGGTGTTAGGTATCCTGGCCATAATCGATGCCCGTAACAAACGCATCCCACCGGGATTGGACCCCTTGGCCGTGGGTCTCCTGGTCTTCGCCCTCAGCGTGGCAATGGGGGCCAACTGCAGCTGCGCCATCAACCCAGCTCGGGATTTGGGCCCACGGTTGTTTACCTACGTTGCTGGGTGGGGTCCTCAGGTGTTCAG CGCCGGACACTGTTGGTGGTGGGTTCCCATCGCCGCCCCCATGTTGGGGGCCACGGTTGGGACGGTGGTCTACCAATTCGGAGTCGAGTTTCATCACCCGGCAGACCCGAAGGAGGCGGAGGAGTCGATGCCGGATAAACTGGAGCTCAAAGGCGAGAAAGAGACGGATCTACCTGTTTACGTCGTGAACGCCTACGCCGAATCGTGGACGGGGAACGGCCCGGAGTCTCATTCATCTGGTGAACCCCCAAAACGAGACCTTTAA
- the AQP10 gene encoding aquaporin-10 isoform X2, whose product MLQVITLSASAQSVTSEGTKGNFLSSSLASGVAVMVAVHLSGGVSGGHLNPAFSLALCLLAQFPWWKLPLYILIQLLGAFAGAGTVYVLYYDAIHSYSNGTLRVTGPRETASIFATYPAPYLSIPNGFFDQVLGTGVLVLGILAIIDARNKRIPPGLDPLAVGLLVFALSVAMGANCSCAINPARDLGPRLFTYVAGWGPQVFSAGHCWWWVPIAAPMLGATVGTVVYQFGVEFHHPADPKEAEESMPDKLELKGEKETDLPVYVVNAYAESWTGNGPESHSSGEPPKRDL is encoded by the exons ATGCTTCAG gTCATCACGCTCAGCGCCTCGGCCCAAAGCGTCACCAGCGAAGGGACCAAAGGCAATTTTTTAAGTTCCTCCTTAGCCAGCGGTGTTGCTGTTATGGTGGCCGTCCACCTCTCGGGGGGCGTCTCAG gaGGACACCTGAACCCAGCCTTCTCGCTCGCCCTGTGCCTCCTGGCTCAGTTTCCCTGGTGGAAACTGCCCCTTTATATTCTCATCCAACTCCTGGGGGCCTTCGCGGGGGCCGGCACAGTCTACGTCCTTTATTACG ACGCCATCCACAGCTACAGCAATGGGACCCTGAGAGTGACAGGGCCTCGGGAAACGGCCTCCATCTTTGCCACCTATCCGGCCCCTTACCTGTCCATCCCGAATGGATTTTTTGACCAG GTGCTGGGCACAGGAGTCCTGGTGTTAGGTATCCTGGCCATAATCGATGCCCGTAACAAACGCATCCCACCGGGATTGGACCCCTTGGCCGTGGGTCTCCTGGTCTTCGCCCTCAGCGTGGCAATGGGGGCCAACTGCAGCTGCGCCATCAACCCAGCTCGGGATTTGGGCCCACGGTTGTTTACCTACGTTGCTGGGTGGGGTCCTCAGGTGTTCAG CGCCGGACACTGTTGGTGGTGGGTTCCCATCGCCGCCCCCATGTTGGGGGCCACGGTTGGGACGGTGGTCTACCAATTCGGAGTCGAGTTTCATCACCCGGCAGACCCGAAGGAGGCGGAGGAGTCGATGCCGGATAAACTGGAGCTCAAAGGCGAGAAAGAGACGGATCTACCTGTTTACGTCGTGAACGCCTACGCCGAATCGTGGACGGGGAACGGCCCGGAGTCTCATTCATCTGGTGAACCCCCAAAACGAGACCTTTAA
- the HAX1 gene encoding HCLS1-associated protein X-1 produces the protein MSVFDLFRGFFGFRSTPDPFWGAFTRDDEDDEDDEDDLDFQENQFFPEGFTFGYTFEPGGIHFHDQFGFQELFRDFNNFFNDIGTRSLPPPSFEFPRLESRPPSASPPVDKTLRDSMLKFPDSRNPGSDEGPNPPISGGRPWGPFRGFQESQSESPDPKDSRKEDGDLDSQVTSRGLQAILTPAQPRSYFKSVSVTKVMGPDGTVEERRTVRDSQGHEETVVTRSLGPDDGPTRDPRDPDPFGSGPSGDLSDTSSILNTFFRRWFPNQ, from the exons ATGAGCGTTTTCGACCTTTTCCGAGGCTTTTTCGGCTTCCGGAG cACCCCCGACCCCTTTTGGGGGGCTTTCACCCGGGATGACGAGGATGACGAAGACGATGAGGACGATTTGGATTTTCAGGAAAACCAATTTTTCCCCGAAGGTTTCACTTTCGGCTACACTTTTGAACCGGGCGGGATTCACTTCCATGACCAATTTGGCTTCCAGGAGCTATTCCGGGATTTTAACAACTTCTTCAACGACATTGGAACCCGGAGTCTGCCTCCCCCGTCCTTTG AATTCCCTCGCTTGGAATCCCGCCCACCGTCAGCCAGTCCCCCTGTTGATAAGACCCTCCGCGATTCAATGCTGAAATTCCCGGATAGCCGAAACCCCGGATCAGACGAGGGTCCCAATCCTCCAATTTCGGGGGGGAGACCTTGGGGCCCTTTTCGAGGG TTTCAAGAGAGCCAGTCGGAGTCCCCTGATCCAAAAGATTCTCGCAAAGAAGATGGAG ATCTCGATTCTCAAGTGACGTCCAGAGGTTTGCAGGCCATTCTAACTCCCGCTCAGCCGCGATCGTATTTCAAAAGCGTCTCGGTCACTAAAGTGATGGGACCCGATGGG ACAGTCGAGGAACGCCGGACGGTGAGGGACAGCCAGGGCCACGAGGAAACCGTCGTTACTCGGAGCCTGGGGCCCGACGATGGCCCGACGAGAGACCCAC GAGATCCGGACCCCTTCGGCTCCGGCCCAAGCGGAGACCTGAGTGATACGAGTTCGATTCTCAACACCTTTTTCCGTCGCTGGTTCCCGAATCAATAA